In the genome of Pseudomonas sp. P5_109, one region contains:
- a CDS encoding fumarylacetoacetate hydrolase family protein, whose translation MSYQHQYVDGTRIHFPLGKVVCIGRNYAEHAKELDNPVPTEPLLFIKPGSCVVPLEGGFSIPTERGSVHYEAEIAVLIGKPLSTKPSVEEVLDAISGFAPALDLTLRDKQAELKSKGLPWEIAKSFDGAAVIAPFVSGSTFADLTDIGIRLTINGEVRQDGNSSAMLNPIVPMIQHMAGCFSLQAGDVILTGTPVGVGPLNVGDEIVLELPGASSFTSSVR comes from the coding sequence ATGAGCTATCAGCACCAGTATGTCGACGGTACGCGCATTCACTTCCCGCTGGGGAAAGTGGTGTGCATCGGCCGCAACTACGCCGAACACGCCAAGGAACTGGATAATCCGGTGCCGACCGAGCCGCTGCTGTTCATCAAGCCGGGCAGTTGCGTAGTGCCGCTGGAAGGTGGTTTCAGCATTCCGACCGAGCGCGGTTCGGTGCATTACGAAGCGGAAATCGCGGTGTTGATCGGCAAACCGTTGTCGACCAAGCCGAGCGTTGAAGAAGTGCTCGACGCCATTTCCGGTTTTGCCCCAGCCCTGGACCTGACCCTGCGCGACAAACAGGCCGAGCTGAAATCCAAGGGCCTGCCGTGGGAAATCGCCAAGTCCTTCGACGGTGCGGCGGTGATTGCTCCGTTCGTGTCCGGCAGCACCTTTGCCGACCTGACCGACATCGGCATCCGCCTGACCATCAACGGCGAAGTTCGCCAGGACGGCAACAGCAGCGCGATGCTCAACCCGATCGTGCCGATGATCCAGCACATGGCCGGCTGCTTCTCGCTGCAGGCCGGTGATGTGATCCTCACCGGTACGCCAGTGGGCGTTGGTCCGCTGAATGTCGGTGACGAGATCGTCCTGGAACTGCCGGGCGCCAGCAGCTTCACCAGCAGCGTTCGCTAG
- a CDS encoding FAD-binding oxidoreductase translates to MTNPALIDELKTLVEPGKVLTDADSLNAYGKDWTKHFAPAPTAIVFPKTTEQVQAIVLWANKHKVALVPSGGRTGLSAAAVAANGEVVVSFDYMNQILDVNLTDRTAVCQPGVVTKQLQNVAEEKGLYYPVDFASSGSSQIGGNIGTNAGGIKVIRYGMTRNWVAGMKVVTGKGDVLELNRDLIKNATGYDMRQLFIGAEGTLGFVVEATMRLDRAPKNLTAMVLGTADFDSIMPVLHAFQSKLDLTAFEFFSDKALAKVMARGDVPAPFESDCPFYALLEFEATTEEVANHALETFEHCVEQGWVLDGVMSQSETQLQNLWKLREYISETISHWTPYKNDISVTVSKVPAFLKEIDAIVGEHYPDFEIVWFGHIGDGNLHLNILKPDNLSKDEFFAKCATVNKWVFETVEKYNGSISAEHGVGMTKRDYLTYSRSPVEIEYMKAVKAVFDPNGIMNPGKIFAV, encoded by the coding sequence ATGACCAATCCTGCCCTGATTGATGAGCTGAAGACCCTGGTTGAGCCTGGCAAGGTGCTGACCGATGCCGACTCCCTGAATGCTTACGGAAAGGATTGGACCAAGCATTTCGCCCCGGCCCCGACCGCCATCGTGTTCCCCAAGACCACCGAGCAGGTCCAGGCCATTGTCCTGTGGGCCAATAAACACAAGGTGGCGCTGGTGCCGTCCGGCGGTCGCACCGGTTTGTCCGCCGCTGCCGTGGCCGCCAATGGCGAAGTGGTCGTGTCGTTCGACTACATGAACCAGATCCTCGACGTGAACCTCACCGACCGTACTGCCGTTTGTCAGCCGGGCGTGGTCACCAAGCAATTGCAGAACGTCGCTGAAGAAAAAGGCTTGTACTACCCGGTGGACTTCGCATCCTCCGGTTCGAGCCAGATTGGCGGCAATATCGGCACCAATGCCGGCGGGATCAAAGTCATTCGCTACGGCATGACCCGTAACTGGGTGGCCGGCATGAAAGTCGTCACCGGCAAGGGCGACGTGCTGGAGCTGAACCGCGACCTGATCAAGAACGCCACCGGCTACGACATGCGCCAGCTGTTCATCGGCGCCGAAGGCACCCTCGGTTTCGTGGTCGAAGCGACCATGCGCCTGGACCGCGCGCCGAAAAACCTCACCGCAATGGTACTCGGCACCGCTGATTTCGACTCGATCATGCCGGTACTGCACGCCTTCCAGAGCAAGCTTGATCTGACCGCCTTCGAATTCTTCTCCGACAAGGCCCTGGCCAAAGTCATGGCTCGTGGCGATGTGCCGGCGCCATTCGAATCCGACTGCCCGTTCTACGCACTGCTGGAATTCGAAGCGACGACCGAAGAGGTGGCCAATCACGCCCTGGAAACCTTCGAGCACTGCGTCGAGCAGGGCTGGGTGCTGGACGGCGTGATGAGCCAGAGCGAAACCCAGCTGCAGAACCTGTGGAAACTGCGCGAATACATCTCCGAAACCATCTCCCACTGGACGCCGTACAAGAACGACATTTCGGTCACTGTGTCGAAAGTCCCGGCGTTCCTGAAGGAAATCGATGCGATCGTCGGCGAACACTACCCGGATTTCGAAATCGTCTGGTTCGGCCACATCGGCGACGGCAACCTGCACTTGAACATCCTCAAGCCGGATAACCTGAGCAAGGACGAGTTCTTCGCCAAGTGCGCCACCGTCAACAAGTGGGTGTTCGAAACCGTCGAGAAGTACAACGGCTCGATCTCCGCCGAACACGGCGTGGGCATGACCAAGCGTGATTACTTGACCTACAGCCGTTCCCCGGTCGAGATCGAGTACATGAAGGCGGTCAAGGCGGTGTTCGACCCGAACGGGATCATGAACCCGGGCAAGATTTTCGCTGTTTGA
- the serA gene encoding phosphoglycerate dehydrogenase: MSKTSLDKSKIKFLLLEGVHQSAVDVLKAAGYTSIEYLTGSLPEAQLKEKIADAHFIGIRSRTQLTEEIFDHAKKLVAVGCFCIGTNQVDLSAARERGIAVFNAPYSNTRSVAELVLAEAILLLRGIPEKNASCHRGGWIKSAANSFEIRGKKLGIVGYGSIGTQLSVLAEGLGMQVYFYDTITKLPLGNATQVGNLHELLAMSDIVSLHVPETAATQWMMGEKEIRAIKKGGILINAARGTVVELDHLAAAIKDKHLIGAAIDVFPVEPRSNDEEFESPLRGLDNVILTPHIGGSTAEAQANIGLEVAEKLVKYSDNGTSVSSVNFPEVALPAHPGKHRLLHIHENIPGVLSEINKVFAENGINISGQFLQTNEKVGYVVIDVDAEYSDLAQEKLQHVNGTIRSRVLF, translated from the coding sequence ATGAGCAAGACTTCTCTCGATAAGAGCAAGATCAAGTTCCTTCTTCTCGAAGGCGTCCACCAATCGGCTGTCGACGTCCTCAAGGCGGCGGGCTACACCAGCATCGAGTACCTGACAGGTTCTCTGCCGGAAGCCCAGCTCAAGGAAAAGATCGCTGATGCTCACTTCATCGGCATTCGCTCCCGCACTCAACTGACCGAAGAGATCTTCGATCACGCGAAGAAGCTGGTCGCGGTCGGCTGTTTCTGCATCGGCACCAACCAGGTCGACCTGAGTGCTGCTCGCGAGCGCGGTATCGCCGTGTTCAACGCGCCGTACTCCAACACCCGCTCCGTAGCGGAACTGGTGCTGGCCGAAGCGATCCTGCTGCTGCGTGGCATCCCTGAGAAGAACGCTTCCTGCCACCGTGGCGGCTGGATCAAGAGCGCGGCCAACTCCTTCGAGATCCGTGGCAAGAAGCTGGGCATCGTCGGTTACGGCTCGATCGGTACTCAACTGTCGGTCCTGGCGGAAGGCTTAGGGATGCAGGTGTACTTCTACGACACCATCACCAAGCTGCCATTGGGCAACGCCACCCAGGTAGGCAACCTGCACGAGCTGCTGGCGATGTCCGACATCGTTTCGCTGCACGTTCCGGAAACCGCCGCCACCCAGTGGATGATGGGCGAGAAGGAGATCCGCGCTATCAAGAAAGGCGGCATCCTGATCAACGCCGCCCGCGGCACCGTGGTCGAACTGGACCACCTGGCTGCAGCCATCAAGGACAAGCACCTGATCGGCGCGGCCATCGACGTATTCCCGGTGGAGCCACGCTCCAACGACGAAGAGTTCGAAAGCCCGCTGCGTGGCCTGGACAACGTGATCCTGACCCCGCACATCGGTGGTTCTACCGCTGAAGCCCAGGCCAACATCGGTCTGGAAGTCGCGGAAAAACTGGTCAAGTACAGCGACAACGGTACTTCGGTATCGTCCGTGAACTTCCCGGAAGTGGCCCTGCCGGCTCACCCTGGCAAGCACCGCCTGCTGCACATCCACGAAAACATTCCGGGCGTGCTCAGCGAGATCAACAAGGTCTTCGCCGAAAACGGCATCAACATCTCCGGTCAGTTCCTGCAGACCAACGAGAAGGTCGGCTACGTGGTAATCGACGTCGACGCCGAGTACTCGGACCTGGCGCAAGAGAAGCTGCAACACGTCAACGGCACCATCCGTAGCCGTGTGTTGTTCTGA
- a CDS encoding DUF4399 domain-containing protein, translating to MKTFMSRAALAGLLMGVSVLASAATPAPKGAEVSIVSPEDGATIPQTVVVKFAVENIALAPAGDPTKNTGHHHVLIDVDELPAAGAPIPKDANHLHFGGAQTQAEITLTPGKHTLQLELGDSNHMPFDPPIVSKKITVNVK from the coding sequence ATGAAAACCTTTATGTCACGTGCTGCTTTGGCTGGCCTGTTGATGGGTGTTTCAGTGCTGGCCAGTGCAGCAACGCCGGCTCCGAAAGGCGCCGAAGTGTCCATTGTTTCTCCCGAGGACGGTGCGACGATTCCACAGACTGTCGTCGTCAAGTTCGCGGTCGAGAACATTGCCCTGGCTCCGGCGGGCGATCCCACCAAGAACACCGGTCATCACCACGTGCTGATTGACGTCGATGAACTGCCAGCCGCCGGTGCGCCGATCCCCAAGGATGCCAACCACCTGCATTTCGGCGGTGCGCAGACCCAGGCTGAAATAACGCTCACGCCGGGCAAGCACACCTTGCAGCTCGAACTGGGCGATAGCAACCACATGCCGTTCGATCCGCCGATCGTTTCCAAGAAGATCACCGTCAACGTCAAGTAA
- a CDS encoding transporter substrate-binding domain-containing protein, producing MRFLPGLICLLPLLSPLAHAELIDDINDRGELRIAVEANTPPFNFKDDDKLTGFEVELGQLLASELDVRADFVVTDGSDLLTGVESGKYDIAINHIAVTPDLRDRFDFSEPYVQTHAQLIAQKEEPRSILLVQSLTEEKPKTNPAVSLAIPFQKGNPAFHASLENALQRIKDDGRLHALEQKWLGKEADLK from the coding sequence ATGCGCTTTCTGCCTGGCCTGATCTGCCTGCTACCCCTTTTGAGCCCGTTGGCTCACGCCGAACTGATTGATGACATCAACGACCGGGGTGAATTGCGCATTGCCGTTGAAGCCAATACCCCCCCGTTCAACTTCAAGGATGACGACAAGCTCACCGGCTTCGAAGTCGAACTGGGCCAACTGCTGGCAAGTGAGCTCGATGTCCGGGCCGACTTTGTCGTCACCGACGGCAGCGACCTGCTGACCGGCGTCGAAAGCGGCAAATACGACATCGCCATCAACCACATAGCAGTGACCCCGGATCTCAGGGATCGTTTCGACTTCAGCGAACCTTACGTTCAAACCCATGCGCAATTGATCGCGCAGAAAGAAGAGCCACGCTCCATTCTGCTGGTGCAGTCGCTGACAGAAGAGAAGCCCAAAACCAACCCGGCCGTGAGCCTGGCGATTCCGTTTCAGAAAGGTAATCCGGCGTTCCATGCCAGCCTGGAAAACGCCCTGCAGCGGATCAAGGATGACGGGAGATTGCACGCGCTGGAGCAGAAGTGGTTGGGGAAGGAAGCGGACCTGAAGTGA
- a CDS encoding DUF523 domain-containing protein — protein sequence MRKILVSRCLLGHRVRYDGGASGPFDQLQQWLDEGRIVPLCPEVAGGLPTPRAAAEIPGGQGAQVLDGQALVITTEGEDVSAQFLSGAYQALELVQKHGIRIAILKANSPSCGNLLTYDGTFSGVKVRGEGVTAALLKRHGVQVFSELELAQAAQALAALV from the coding sequence ATGCGGAAAATTCTCGTCAGCCGTTGCCTGTTGGGCCACCGGGTTCGTTACGACGGCGGGGCCAGCGGGCCGTTCGATCAGCTTCAGCAGTGGCTTGATGAGGGCCGGATCGTGCCGTTGTGCCCGGAGGTCGCCGGTGGATTGCCGACGCCTCGGGCGGCAGCGGAGATTCCAGGTGGGCAGGGCGCGCAAGTCCTCGATGGCCAGGCGTTGGTGATCACTACCGAAGGCGAGGACGTCAGTGCGCAGTTTCTGTCGGGGGCGTATCAGGCACTGGAACTGGTGCAAAAACATGGCATCCGCATCGCCATCCTCAAGGCCAATAGCCCGTCGTGCGGCAATCTGCTGACCTATGACGGGACGTTCAGCGGCGTGAAGGTCCGCGGCGAGGGCGTGACGGCGGCGCTGCTCAAGCGCCATGGGGTGCAGGTGTTCAGTGAGTTGGAGTTGGCGCAAGCGGCGCAGGCATTGGCTGCGCTGGTCTAG
- a CDS encoding 2OG-Fe(II) oxygenase, which translates to MRAMQISSDHPLLLRIVDDLAEHGWSQQNIFLPLDLTRALAAECRKRAAEGELAPAAVGRGPSSEIREGIRGDHIQWIDPGQAEACDSYLNLMDSLREAINRGLFLGLEDFESHFAMYPPGAFYLRHVDRFRDDDRRMVSAVVYLNDGWLPEHGGQLRMYLDNDRVHDVQPTGGCLVVFLSGEVPHEVLPATRDRLSLTGWFRRRGNEPF; encoded by the coding sequence ATGCGCGCCATGCAAATATCCTCTGATCACCCGCTGCTGTTACGAATCGTCGACGACCTGGCCGAACACGGCTGGTCGCAGCAGAATATTTTCCTGCCGCTGGATCTGACCCGGGCGCTGGCGGCCGAGTGTCGCAAACGTGCTGCCGAGGGTGAACTGGCTCCGGCCGCCGTGGGCCGTGGGCCGTCATCGGAGATCCGCGAAGGGATTCGTGGCGACCATATCCAGTGGATCGACCCCGGCCAGGCCGAGGCGTGCGACAGCTACCTGAATCTGATGGACAGCCTGCGCGAGGCAATCAATCGCGGTCTGTTTCTCGGCCTCGAGGATTTCGAAAGCCATTTTGCGATGTACCCGCCAGGGGCGTTCTACCTGAGGCATGTCGACCGCTTTCGCGATGACGACCGACGCATGGTTTCGGCGGTGGTTTATCTCAATGACGGCTGGCTTCCCGAACACGGTGGTCAGTTGCGCATGTACCTCGATAACGATCGTGTCCACGACGTGCAGCCTACCGGCGGCTGCCTGGTGGTGTTTCTCTCCGGCGAAGTCCCCCACGAAGTTTTGCCCGCGACCCGCGATCGCCTGTCGCTGACCGGCTGGTTTCGTCGGCGCGGCAACGAGCCGTTCTGA
- a CDS encoding DUF2059 domain-containing protein translates to MRRLLLSLLMFCVLPAWADGHDQLYKVAGWPEQRAHFSDALSAAQQRYQGSLPPAVFQALVSNSNQRFAAQAVDQRAEAQLRKNLADPKPALTFFQSPLGKKIVAAELLATRRDQLAKNAKGLPKMQASDSRLLIIGHLAQALPAREAGAEVSLAIAGVAADSLSSMIPGLLGAGQAQGMLNGQRQRLMDQIGSDLNNTLLYVYRELSDEELEEFATFAESTQGQAYYQAALAAIRAGLAVGQSNSNLTQ, encoded by the coding sequence ATGCGCCGTTTGCTTTTATCACTGCTGATGTTCTGCGTTTTGCCCGCCTGGGCAGACGGCCACGACCAGTTGTACAAGGTCGCCGGCTGGCCGGAACAACGCGCGCATTTCAGCGACGCCCTCTCGGCTGCTCAACAACGCTACCAGGGCAGCCTGCCTCCGGCGGTGTTTCAGGCACTGGTCAGCAACAGCAATCAGCGTTTTGCCGCCCAGGCCGTGGACCAGCGCGCCGAAGCGCAATTGCGCAAAAATCTCGCCGATCCCAAACCCGCGCTGACGTTTTTCCAGTCGCCCCTGGGCAAGAAAATTGTCGCCGCCGAGCTGCTGGCGACCCGCCGCGACCAACTGGCGAAAAACGCCAAGGGTCTGCCGAAGATGCAGGCCAGCGACAGCCGCCTGCTGATCATCGGCCATTTGGCACAAGCGCTGCCCGCACGCGAGGCTGGCGCGGAAGTCAGCCTGGCGATTGCCGGCGTTGCCGCCGACAGTTTGAGTTCGATGATCCCGGGGTTGCTGGGTGCCGGTCAGGCCCAGGGCATGCTCAACGGCCAGCGCCAGCGCCTGATGGACCAGATCGGCAGCGACCTGAACAACACGCTGCTGTATGTCTATCGCGAGCTGTCGGATGAAGAGCTGGAGGAGTTCGCGACCTTTGCCGAATCGACGCAAGGCCAGGCTTATTATCAAGCGGCGCTGGCGGCGATTCGGGCGGGGTTGGCGGTAGGGCAGAGCAATTCAAACCTGACCCAGTGA
- a CDS encoding alpha/beta hydrolase, translated as MPATFDPDLLRASLLPLAAGQPLSAQAQAYQRFYGLDFAPRQVRSGLGRFEVDGYELVSQFWWPERAKATLFVIHGFYDHTGLYRHVIEWALDQGFAVIACDLPGHGLSSGERASIKDFAEYQDTLQGLFSEAQSLDLPQPWHLCGQSTGGAIVIDHVLNAGASSPAQGQVILLSPLVRPRAWGWSQLSYYVLKPFVKAIARRFSENSNDPAFLPFLQADPLQPLRLPTAWVGALARWIKRIEAAPMSSRRPLIVQGQADMTVDWEHNLEVLRSKFDRPQVLMLPEARHHLANETLVMRTEYFGFLTKRIKGRNL; from the coding sequence ATGCCGGCTACTTTCGACCCTGATCTTCTACGTGCAAGTCTGCTGCCATTGGCGGCCGGGCAGCCGTTGTCGGCGCAGGCGCAGGCCTACCAGCGATTCTACGGGCTGGATTTCGCGCCGCGTCAGGTGCGCAGTGGCCTTGGGCGATTCGAGGTCGATGGATATGAACTGGTCAGCCAGTTCTGGTGGCCCGAGCGAGCCAAGGCGACGCTATTTGTCATCCACGGTTTCTACGACCACACCGGGCTCTACCGGCATGTGATCGAGTGGGCGCTGGACCAGGGCTTCGCGGTGATTGCCTGCGACTTGCCGGGGCATGGGCTGTCCAGTGGCGAGCGGGCCAGCATCAAGGATTTCGCCGAGTACCAGGACACCTTGCAAGGCTTGTTCAGTGAGGCGCAATCCCTTGACCTGCCGCAACCGTGGCACCTGTGTGGGCAGAGTACCGGTGGGGCAATCGTGATCGATCATGTGTTGAATGCGGGGGCGAGCAGCCCGGCCCAGGGGCAGGTGATTCTGTTGTCGCCGCTGGTGCGGCCGCGGGCGTGGGGTTGGTCGCAGCTGAGTTACTACGTGCTCAAGCCTTTCGTCAAAGCCATCGCCCGGCGCTTCAGCGAGAACTCCAACGACCCGGCATTTTTGCCGTTCCTGCAAGCCGATCCGTTGCAGCCGCTGCGTCTGCCGACCGCCTGGGTGGGGGCGTTGGCGCGCTGGATCAAACGCATCGAGGCAGCGCCCATGAGTAGCCGTCGGCCGCTGATCGTGCAGGGGCAGGCCGACATGACGGTGGATTGGGAGCACAACCTGGAGGTGTTGCGGAGCAAGTTTGATCGGCCGCAAGTGTTGATGCTGCCCGAGGCGCGGCATCATCTGGCGAATGAGACGTTGGTGATGCGAACGGAGTATTTCGGGTTTTTGACCAAGCGGATCAAGGGGCGGAATCTCTAG
- a CDS encoding DUF6436 domain-containing protein encodes MRPPFRATLFASLLAVVCAGVLWAAYDWFQGRYLRAFSEHTAMFSGDPLRLPEALAGPGAIRLVHFWDPACPCNVGNQQHLTELVERYVPHGVEFYAVQKPGSHGQLPGTLSSLKSIDILPGSEQIPASPAVAIWDRSGKLAYFGPYSEGLTCNSSNSFIEPILQALDEGRAVSATHTLAVGCYCPWIGNERANR; translated from the coding sequence ATGCGCCCGCCCTTTCGCGCCACATTGTTTGCCAGCCTGCTCGCCGTGGTGTGTGCCGGCGTCTTGTGGGCGGCGTACGACTGGTTCCAGGGGCGTTACCTGCGGGCGTTCAGCGAGCACACGGCGATGTTTTCCGGCGATCCGCTGCGCCTTCCCGAAGCTCTCGCCGGCCCTGGCGCCATCCGCCTGGTGCATTTCTGGGACCCGGCCTGCCCGTGCAATGTCGGCAATCAACAACACCTGACCGAACTGGTCGAGCGCTACGTCCCCCATGGCGTGGAATTCTATGCCGTGCAAAAACCCGGCAGTCACGGCCAGTTGCCGGGCACCTTGAGCAGCCTCAAGTCCATCGACATCCTGCCCGGCTCCGAACAGATCCCCGCCAGCCCGGCCGTGGCGATCTGGGATCGCAGCGGCAAACTGGCGTACTTCGGCCCCTACAGCGAAGGCTTGACCTGCAACTCCAGCAACAGCTTTATCGAACCGATCCTGCAAGCGCTGGATGAGGGGCGTGCGGTGAGTGCCACGCATACGCTGGCGGTGGGGTGTTACTGCCCGTGGATTGGCAATGAGAGAGCCAATCGCTAG
- a CDS encoding bacteriocin immunity protein, which produces MSKLISEMSEGEFLRFVTKVYNDEYDTEEEHTDAILEFKALTEHPSGSDLLFYPEAGKSGPVAVVAEVKAWRAANGKPGFKTV; this is translated from the coding sequence ATGAGTAAGTTAATAAGTGAGATGTCAGAGGGCGAGTTTTTGAGGTTTGTTACGAAAGTATATAATGATGAATATGATACGGAAGAGGAACACACTGACGCGATTTTAGAGTTTAAGGCCCTGACCGAACACCCATCTGGGTCCGATTTGTTGTTTTATCCAGAGGCCGGGAAGAGTGGGCCGGTGGCAGTAGTGGCAGAGGTGAAAGCATGGCGGGCAGCGAACGGAAAGCCAGGATTTAAAACGGTTTAA
- a CDS encoding S-type pyocin domain-containing protein: MNDAEKYLGFHRKLGPGSFEIGPVYISEKEPSRQDIGGYFKGAWGPYEGPHRGTGAGSGKLRPITPFIWDDLMLEQKVNKEYIDSEYVEIFNRLAETTKREIEHEKQAAKMGRALSLAETAKIDQEVTIKAIQSKATEYRAHNEVAHSLYGHNPFFLMKELSFKKLHESLDLNQPSFVGAYDAIDKAHRAALELKRLSLGMHVLANQLPELSMKKDQANAGVSNDRDGQRRLAAERLSVVNLETNIRFQLLPVFLAERIVAVAGSIGGRSLSQSLIHYKAATDQIFNSEWAAVRPYVKANPNINAPLSKPEHEALNNLVDFQANTNIGKRWQDYHVALLHSENLRYLWETTVAFSGLIARAQEAESLEEQLRIAAEQEARYLQEQARIAAEAEAMRVAAEQTRIAAEAEAMRVAAEQARIAAEAEAMRVAAEQARIAAEAEAKRIADEQARAATEAIRSANTFRASGAASAAGPLFMTSAGTVAVIEAASVTLQAGIRAAISNLGGVVAGVGAGVVVGVSALFYSSKLGNGELPKRYAFSTPLSDLAPDIGQNLNAVAAAGGTVDLPYRVSSKTAADGKSELFVVKTDGLTVPSKVSVVAATYNAKQSVYTVTTEDVPPRTFTWTPVVNPGNSSTISPAEQPVPPVYTGATVTPVEGRLDTFPSVSEASFDDFITVFPVDSGLPPVYTMFRDRREDPGVATGFGQPVSGIWLGAASLGEGAPVPSQIADQLRGREFKNFRAFRETFWKAVSNDPELAKHFDVGVLATMKKGRAPIAKESEQVGRRVRFELHHKKYISEGGGVYDIDNINAVTPKNHIETHKGSKNE, encoded by the coding sequence ATGAATGATGCTGAAAAATATTTAGGGTTTCATAGGAAGTTAGGACCAGGCTCTTTTGAGATTGGCCCAGTATATATCAGCGAAAAGGAACCATCGCGGCAGGATATCGGTGGTTATTTCAAAGGGGCCTGGGGGCCGTATGAAGGCCCCCATAGAGGTACCGGTGCTGGCTCTGGGAAGCTCCGTCCGATTACTCCTTTCATATGGGATGATCTGATGTTGGAGCAGAAAGTAAATAAGGAATACATAGATAGTGAATACGTAGAAATTTTTAATAGGCTTGCAGAGACAACTAAAAGAGAAATAGAGCATGAAAAGCAAGCAGCCAAAATGGGGCGCGCTCTCTCGTTAGCGGAAACGGCCAAAATAGATCAGGAAGTAACTATTAAGGCAATCCAATCAAAAGCAACAGAATACCGAGCCCATAACGAAGTCGCACACTCGCTTTACGGTCATAATCCATTTTTTTTGATGAAGGAGTTGTCCTTCAAGAAGCTCCATGAAAGCCTGGACTTGAATCAGCCAAGTTTCGTGGGTGCCTATGATGCAATAGACAAGGCGCATCGTGCTGCGTTAGAGCTTAAACGTCTTTCGTTGGGGATGCATGTTCTGGCCAATCAGCTCCCAGAACTGTCTATGAAAAAAGACCAGGCAAATGCCGGGGTTTCGAATGATAGAGACGGTCAGAGGCGTCTTGCGGCAGAAAGACTTTCAGTTGTCAATTTGGAAACAAACATTCGCTTTCAACTGTTGCCTGTATTTCTCGCTGAAAGAATTGTTGCAGTAGCAGGTTCGATAGGAGGGCGTAGCCTATCTCAATCGCTCATTCATTATAAAGCGGCGACAGATCAGATATTTAATTCGGAGTGGGCTGCTGTCCGCCCTTACGTAAAGGCAAACCCAAATATAAATGCACCATTAAGCAAGCCTGAGCACGAGGCTCTTAATAATCTGGTGGACTTTCAGGCCAATACGAATATTGGAAAGCGCTGGCAAGATTACCATGTAGCGCTTCTTCACTCAGAAAACCTTCGATATTTATGGGAAACAACAGTTGCCTTTTCTGGGTTGATTGCTCGCGCCCAAGAAGCGGAGAGTTTGGAAGAGCAGTTACGTATTGCAGCGGAGCAGGAAGCTCGTTATCTACAAGAACAAGCTCGTATTGCGGCAGAGGCTGAAGCAATGCGTGTAGCTGCTGAACAAACTCGTATTGCGGCAGAGGCTGAAGCAATGCGTGTAGCTGCTGAACAAGCTCGTATTGCGGCAGAGGCTGAAGCAATGCGTGTAGCTGCTGAACAAGCTCGTATTGCGGCAGAAGCTGAAGCCAAGCGTATTGCTGATGAGCAGGCACGTGCAGCAACAGAGGCTATTCGAAGCGCCAACACGTTCCGTGCCTCAGGTGCTGCGTCAGCGGCAGGACCGTTGTTTATGACCTCGGCGGGAACCGTTGCTGTTATTGAGGCAGCTTCGGTAACTCTGCAAGCGGGTATCCGTGCGGCAATTTCAAATTTGGGAGGTGTTGTCGCAGGTGTTGGGGCCGGGGTTGTTGTAGGTGTTTCAGCACTGTTCTACTCATCGAAGTTGGGTAATGGCGAATTACCTAAACGTTATGCTTTCAGTACACCTCTCTCGGACCTTGCACCTGACATTGGGCAAAATTTAAACGCCGTCGCTGCTGCTGGCGGAACTGTTGATTTACCTTATCGGGTTAGCTCGAAGACTGCTGCGGATGGGAAGTCAGAGCTTTTTGTCGTCAAGACGGATGGTCTGACTGTTCCTTCGAAAGTCAGCGTAGTTGCTGCTACTTATAACGCTAAACAGAGCGTCTATACCGTCACCACAGAGGATGTACCACCACGAACCTTTACATGGACCCCTGTCGTCAATCCAGGGAATAGTTCGACGATTTCACCTGCTGAACAGCCAGTGCCACCGGTCTACACTGGGGCAACGGTGACTCCGGTTGAGGGACGGCTCGATACATTCCCTTCGGTTTCCGAAGCCAGTTTTGATGATTTTATTACGGTTTTTCCGGTGGATTCTGGCCTGCCACCGGTCTATACGATGTTTCGGGACCGGCGAGAAGATCCGGGTGTTGCGACAGGTTTTGGTCAGCCTGTATCGGGGATCTGGCTTGGGGCTGCGTCGCTGGGTGAGGGTGCACCTGTTCCGTCGCAGATTGCCGATCAACTGAGAGGCAGGGAGTTTAAAAATTTCAGGGCGTTTCGAGAGACTTTTTGGAAAGCAGTCTCTAATGATCCTGAGTTAGCTAAACATTTTGATGTTGGTGTTTTGGCTACAATGAAGAAGGGTCGAGCACCTATTGCAAAAGAGAGTGAGCAGGTGGGTAGGCGAGTGAGGTTTGAACTGCATCATAAGAAGTATATCTCCGAAGGTGGTGGTGTATACGATATTGACAATATTAATGCAGTTACTCCGAAAAATCATATTGAAACTCATAAGGGGTCAAAAAATGAGTAA